CCCCTTTGAATTAGGTTATTTTGTCTTTCATTATTCAATTATAACCTTCTTAGCATTTTCTGATAATCACGGAATAATAATCTTTAACTTGTTTAAGGCTCAATATCTTATGTCCATCTTCCTTTACGCTTCGCGGGACATTAACAACAGGTTCTCCGTCGCCAAGAAGAAGCTCTAACGTCTCTCCAACCGCTATTTCTTCTATCTTTAATTTGGTCCTGACGTAATTCAAAGGACAGCTGACTTTCCTCATATCCAAAAAATGATCCGCTTTTATCTCACTCATAAGCTCCTTCCTTTTTGCGCCTGAATAGCTGTTTTTATTGTGTCAACTCCTTCTTCATCCATAATAGTTCTCATATTTTTATTCTTTTCTTTAATAATCTTCAGCAATACTTCGGTAATCCGTAACGCCTCCGCTTCATCAATAAAATCTGCTACTTTTTCTGCCAGTTTCACTCCTCCGGGATAATTGTCATCTTTAAAATGAGGGCCAACACCTCCCGCGTATACCGCAATTCCCCGCTTCTTTTCTACGATGGCATCGAAGGGGCAGGATTTTACACAGAAATCACAGTTCCTGCATCTTTCTTCATTGATAATCGCTTTGCCGTCTGCCATGTCAATCGCCTTTACCACGCACGCCTTCGGACAAATACCGCAGCCGTTACACTTTTCGCTTACAACAACCGGCAGGACTACTCCTGAATATCCGATATCCGATAACAAAGATATTCCGCAGGAGTTCGGGCATCCTGAACCTGAGATTTTGATATTCAAGTCACTCAACCCGACTTTCTCTACAAGCTTATCAACTTTACATAAGAGATCCTGAACATCAAATCCCCCGTTAGTACAATATCTGCCAAAACAGGACTGGATATTGTCAACACCTCTGTCTAGAAACTCAAGACCCTTATCAGCCGCGTCTTTTAAAATACCGGACAACTCGCTTTTTTTAATACCCGGAACTTCCGGCCCACCTCTTACTGAAAAATGTATGAAACCAAGACCGTGCTTTTCTGCTATATCCGCGAGAACTTTAACCTGCGCGGAAGTCAGTTCGCCGTTTATTGCTTTAAACCTGGCTATAGTATGCTCTTTGTCAGCGGTTTTACTCTGCTTTGTATCGCACTCCCGAACGGTTAGCTTTACCGCTTTATCGAGATCCTTTGTCACGGCCGCTTTAACCGTCTCCGCGCCAAGCCGCCTTATTAGATTTGCAGACCGCTCCCCAGGTTTACCTTCTTTCCGGATAAAATTTACATAGTTCTCAACTAAAGCCACGCACTGTTCTTCTGAAAGCAGCTTCGCAATATTTAGCCCCACAAACGGTTCAAGCCCCAGTTTTCCGCCCAGATACACGTCATAACCCTTTACGTCTTTCTCCTCTCTTGCCACAAACCCGAGATCCGCAAGAACCTGCGGAGAAGTGCACTGCCTTTCGCACCCGGCAATGGATGTCTTGATCTTGAACCCGCCCCTGTCATTAGTCCAGAAAGAATCAAGTTTCCCGCCTAAGTCAATAGGATTTAAGACGGCATATTCACACAACTTGGAATCATAGCAGACGTCCCCGTTCCTTACCCTTGCGCCGCACCGGTCAAGAACCAGGTTGACTTTTTCTAACTCATCTTTTGCTGTCTGAATGTCATTAAGTTGGACAAAGGGTATTATCGGAAACTGTCTAGAAGTAAACAGTATTACCCCTTTTGCGTATTTTTCCGCAATCTCGGCCACTTTGCGAAGCTTTACCGCGTCCATATTATCGCAAACCGCCTTAACCCAAACTGAAAACATATCTTTACCTTTAAGTTTTACGACCCCGCCTTTTTTTAATTCTTCGAGTTCACTTGGGTTCA
This window of the Candidatus Firestonebacteria bacterium RIFOXYD2_FULL_39_29 genome carries:
- a CDS encoding tRNA methyltransferase translates to MSEIKADHFLDMRKVSCPLNYVRTKLKIEEIAVGETLELLLGDGEPVVNVPRSVKEDGHKILSLKQVKDYYSVIIRKC